Proteins found in one Arvicola amphibius chromosome 18, mArvAmp1.2, whole genome shotgun sequence genomic segment:
- the LOC119803807 gene encoding putative sperm motility kinase W: MPCFPLKGGLNRQYKILYIIGQGGFGSVKLALHRLTGMPVAIKVVENLKKHLHFIISEIEVLETVQHPHIIRLFQVLMTTKYYYIITEYAPGGNLYQLVKEEGRLQEEQVQIIFGQLASAIKCCHDHDIVHRDLKPPNILLDAHGNVKLGDFGLATRCGAGTVLHGRCGTKSYNAPEMVLREGYDGRKADVWSLGVLLYFITTGHHPFRGSTLEETEKNITIGMYDIPAHISGQLEDLIHQILKVAPERRPSIEDIQYHPWVKNPKENISRDPYPDPKIVDKLFGYGFAASEIFDSLQKRKYDEIMGTYLLLQEQEHQGLDSTPSVTTADPGPAPPTSRVPPLTSGRYQKRRASEPTFGLFHTKPSQQHLPDVLTLPGQKMTRSASMPLCCPQKKSPTSSHAPPTKAASAPCVCSSRLEGMLLPPEPDSDMEKSSLPQNTGCFRGLCRRIRACLSRLCCFPRAPNPQTQRVFSNEVAPLKES; this comes from the coding sequence ATGCCTTGCTTCCCCCTAAAGGGGGGCCTAAACAGGCAATACAAAATACTGTACATCATCGGCCAGGGTGGATTTGGCTCTGTAAAACTGGCCCTTCATCGCCTCACAGGCATGCCTGTCGCAATTAAAGTTGTAGAAAATCTGAAGAAACACCTGCACTTCATTATATCAGAGATAGAAGTACTGGAAACCGTGCAACATCCACACATCATTCGTCTCTTCCAGGTTTTAATGACAACAAAATACTACTATATAATTACTGAATATGCGCCGGGAGGCAATCTGTACCAACTGGTTAAAGAAGAAGGCAGGCTGCAGGAGGAACAGGTGCAGATAATATTTGGGCAGCTAGCGTCAGCCATAAAGTGCTGCCATGACCATGACATCGTCCACCGAGACCTGAAGCCCCCAAACATCCTGCTAGATGCACATGGAAATGTGAAGCTGGGAGACTTTGGCCTTGCGACCAGGTGCGGAGCTGGCACCGTGCTGCATGGGCGCTGTGGGACCAAAAGCTACAATGCCCCAGAAATGGTTCTGAGGGAGGGCTACGATGGGAGGAAGGCAGACGTGTGGAGTCTGGGTGTGTTGCTCTACTTTATCACCACTGGGCACCACCCCTTCAGAGGAAGCACCCTGGAAGAGACCGAGAAAAACATCACTATTGGTATGTATGACATCCCAGCTCACATCTCTGGGCAACTTGAAGATCTCATTcaccaaattttaaaagttgccCCGGAGAGGAGGCCCTCCATTGAAGACATTCAATATCATCCATGGGTCAAGAACCCTAAAGAAAACATCTCTAGAGACCCCTACCCAGATCCTAAAATTGTTGACAAGCTGTTTGGCTATGGGTTTGCCGCCAGCGAGATCTTTGACTCACTGCAGAAGCGGAAATACGATGAGATAATGGGGACATACCTGTTACTACAAGAACAGGAACACCAGGGGCTTGACTCCACCCCCTCGGTCACTACGGCGGACCCTGGCCCTGCACCTCCAACATCTCGGGTACCTCCTTTAACATCTGGTCGTTACCAGAAAAGAAGAGCCAGTGAGCCCACCTTTGGCCTTTTCCACACCAAGCCTTCACAACAGCACCTGCCTGATGTCCTGACACTACCAGGGCAGAAGATGACCAGAAGTGCCTCCATGCCTCTGTGCTGTCCCCAGAAGAAAAGCCCCACTTCGAGCCATGCCCCACCGACCAAGGCTGCATCTGCCCCATGCGTCTGCAGCAGCAGGTTAGAAGGAATGCTCCTGCCACCTGAACCTGACTCTGACATGGAAAAATCAAGCCTCCCTCAGAACACGGGGTGCTTCAGGGGACTGTGCAGGAGAATCAGGGCTTGCCTGTCAAGATTGTGTTGCTTCCCGAGGGCTCCAAATCCACAAACCCAGCGTGTATTCAGCAACGAAGTGGCTCCTCTGAAAGAGTCATGA